The following proteins are encoded in a genomic region of Alnus glutinosa chromosome 8, dhAlnGlut1.1, whole genome shotgun sequence:
- the LOC133874678 gene encoding transcription factor PRE4-like, whose amino-acid sequence MSSRTSSTTTSNATEEEINDLVLRLQSLLPRRNQRRRNRTLSASKVLNETCSYLKRLQKEVEDLSERLAQLLDSVDTTAVDVELIRRLLQ is encoded by the exons ATGTCTAGCAGAACATCATCAACAACTACTTCAAATGCTACTGAGGAGGAGATTAATGATCTTGTTTTGAGACTTCAGTCATTGCTTCCACGGCGTAATCAAAGGAGGCGCAACCGAACG TTATCAGCATCCAAGGTTTTGAACGAAACTTGCAGTTACCTCAAGAGGTTACAAAAAGAGGTTGAGGACCTCAGTGAACGGCTCGCTCAACTGCTGGATTCTGTGGACACCACTGCTGTTGATGTTGAGCTTATTAGAAGACTTCTGCAATGA